The following is a genomic window from Phaseolus vulgaris cultivar G19833 chromosome 6, P. vulgaris v2.0, whole genome shotgun sequence.
TCATTTAGAATAGAACACtttgcttttgtttttttttttataatagaacACTTTGCTATGGTTTTCATTGCTGTTACTATGTTTGCtaacatcaattttttttcaatcttgTTTCAGAGTAATTGGTGTTGAGGGCATAACATATTTCTGAAGCTCTAAGCGATTGTGGAAGCTTAATCACACAGGAAGAAATCAGCATGCGGTGGTTGGGTCTTTTGGTTTATGTACATCGTCAAGTTGTACGCTTGAACTTATATTGCAAAGTTATTCTATAGGTCCCTTCAATTCTTTTACTTTGTTACTTTTGGGTTTTGGTTCCTTAATCTTAACTACTGCCATGGAAGACAACCGCTGTTTGTTAACTTCTTCAGAAAAATATAGAATTGGCTGAAAGATTGGGAGTGAAGACAGTGCCTGGTATTTGTGTCTTCAGTATTGTTGCCGTCTTATATATTTCTGTAGTTCTAGctgattttaaatttataattagcttGGTTCCTTCATTATCACATTCCATTGGGGCCTTTTCTTGGGTGTACATTACATTCTAGTGTGGTAGGATCCAAAAGAAGTTATGGTGTGCCAAGCAGCGAGCCAAACAAGATTCCGGACTTTGAAACATGAGAATGGCATTGAAGGTGAACCAACAATTATTGTTAGAGTGATAGCATGCTTTCAACCTTTGCACGATTGTCAGGTTAGTAACCTATTGCTGATTCTTAGTGTTTTGCAATTGCATTTCTTTCACAATACTGTAGGCATGATTTTGAAACCAGCTGTTTGAAGAAAAAATTCATTTATGCCTCTTGTGCATGTAGAACATTTAAGATCAATGATCACTAGAGCTAATGGTATCAGCTATTGGATAATTTTATGAGTGATATCTTCTTACTCTTTGCAGGCTGAGTACTTCCGTCATCTGCTTAAGCCTGTCACGTAGATTGTTTTgcatttgtttttctttaagcTGGAATCTGTAGTTTTCTGTTTCTGTCATTTGTTCTTAAGAGAAGCAGCAAGTCATTGAAAATCCCATATCAAGTCGCCATAACATCTACTGGTATGTATTTTCAAATGCTCTTTCAATCTTTACATCTGAAAGGTTCAAGTTTTTCACCATCAGCATTGATCGGTCAGTTCTTTTGTTCTTTAGGTCACTTTTTATTGGATGGTTAAGGCTCATTGGTCTTGGCCTAACCCACAGCATGTGGCTTGGCCATCACCTTACTTAAATAGCCCCTGCACCTTAGCAGAGCCCAGTTCGCTGGTTCATTCAACATACATGAACTCTAGCACATGCATATTTCCGGGGTTCACAGCTCCTGCTATCCCAAATTTGAAGAGTGAGCTAACCAATGAAGTGCAGGGATTCCTTCAGCATCCCAATGAACCATGTTTAAACGAAACACATAGTGGAGAGGCTGTGCAAGATGCATCTTTGCAGAAGAAGCTGCTTGTTTTTGACCACTCTGGTAGTAAGACAAGGTTGCTTTATAGTCCTGTCTTCCCTTTTGTCCAGAGTCCAATTGTTACTGCTACCCAATTCACTCAAGTTTATGACGTAAAAGAGGAAGCACGAGCAACTAATATAGGCCTAAAGCATTGGCCCATATACACTTCACCAGAAGAGACTGGGAAGGATCATATAGATAATGAAGAAAGTGAAATGCACGAAGACACAGAAGAAATCAATGCATTGCTTTATTCTGATGATTCTGATGATGATAGTGATGATGAGGTAACAAGTACAGGTCATTCTCCGTTGGTTACTGAAAAAATGTGTGTGATTCAAGAACAGTTTGTGGATATGAAGGAGGAAGTTGCTAGCACTGATTGGCCAAACAAAAGGCAGAAGTTAATTGATGGTGGATTCAATAGATTGCCACCACTTGTGGAGAGTGCTAGTTCGGAAAGGCTAAATAAAAAGTGTGACTATGCCAGTGATGCTGAATCAAACTATTCTAGTAGTGTTGAGGTGTATGCTACCAGGCAAACTAAGAATAAATCAACAGATGTTGATATTGAATTGAAAAAGGATAAAATCCGTAAATTGTTAAGAGTTCTTGAGAACTTTATTCCTGGAGCAAAAGGAAAGCAACCCCTATTAGTCATCGATGGTACTATTGAGTACTTGGAATCTCTGATGGCCCAAACTGGTAGACTGAAATATTACTAAGTGCTCATTGTGGT
Proteins encoded in this region:
- the LOC137832757 gene encoding transcription factor SAC51-like, producing the protein MVKAHWSWPNPQHVAWPSPYLNSPCTLAEPSSLVHSTYMNSSTCIFPGFTAPAIPNLKSELTNEVQGFLQHPNEPCLNETHSGEAVQDASLQKKLLVFDHSGSKTRLLYSPVFPFVQSPIVTATQFTQVYDVKEEARATNIGLKHWPIYTSPEETGKDHIDNEESEMHEDTEEINALLYSDDSDDDSDDEVTSTGHSPLVTEKMCVIQEQFVDMKEEVASTDWPNKRQKLIDGGFNRLPPLVESASSERLNKKCDYASDAESNYSSSVEVYATRQTKNKSTDVDIELKKDKIRKLLRVLENFIPGAKGKQPLLVIDGTIEYLESLMAQTGRLKYY